One Amia ocellicauda isolate fAmiCal2 chromosome 13, fAmiCal2.hap1, whole genome shotgun sequence genomic window, ACTAATCTTTTCTTGCCACTTACGCTGACAGCAGATATTGTCTGGCGAATCTAAAAGCACGCATTGTTGAGAGACGCTCTCCCCCGGCGCCGTTAATGAAGCCTTTTCAAGGTCAGATTTCTCACAGAAACGCGATGATCAAAGCCCATTTATTCCCCAAACTCACAGCAAGGTTCGACTGTGATTGGAAGCACCGATTTCAAAATTAAGAAGAATTTTTGATGATCAGTAAAAAATGATAGACGCTTTATTTGTCAAATATATGGTCAaagaacaaaatataaacaacTATCAGGATAAAAAACAATCCTCTTCaactaacaaacacacaagaaacaaatcatttacaaaaaaaaacaatctgaaacaaattatattaTTCTGTGCAACATAACCAGTCCTGAATATTGGACTGCACTCAGTTTTAACAATCAATGACTAAATTATGACTTAATTGTCTTCTCCCCATTATCCCCAATTAAGTGTACTTAATGACAAGAGCAATTGGAGATTTAAGTCCTTGATTCTCAATGGAACtaaattaatgttatttaatACTTGGAAAAACTATTCTTGATCACACTTGCAAGCTCTACATTTAAACTGCAACTTCGTATCATTTCAACttgacaaaaacaagaaaaaatgtatatttacaaatgtCAACTAATAAGGCATACACAAAGTTTAATTGAATACATGTTCAACACAAGTCTATTCTGTTACACGGGTGTAACGTGGCAGTTTGTGTAGTAAGTGCTTCTACAGTTTCATTTCTGAAGAAAGTCTTTGGCTTTAGATGACTGTGTTCAAGGGTTTCAATCCTTCTTCGTGAATCACTTCGCAAGAAAATGCCACTTATCCACTGAAACCgaaaaaacacattcaataTCCTTTTTTGGGTATAAAACTGTTCAAAACAAACACGATTGGCTATTGCTTCTGAAAACCAAAATATTCAGACTTTTTGATGAGGACATGAAAAAATTTCCTGGAACACTAAACACAAAAAGTTAATTATGTGATTTTCATCCATATTTAATGGAACAAAACTGTCATTTTAGATCGTTCTAATCTAATAATTTCCAGAGATGAGGTTAAGACGTCTGATAAATAACAATTATCATTCCTCGTTATGCAGAAAATATAAGAGTTTCTCTTGTATTACATCAGACACGCAAAATAAAAGCCGTTCATTGTAATTAGGCTGTTTCCACCCAAACGAACGGCCAACACAATGCGTTACGAGTTCAAACCCTGAATTTGCTCATAACACAGAAACAACACTTTACCTTCAGTGGGGACGGGATCTGGTGACCCGGGGATTGGGGCCTGGGGGGCAAAATATGAAAGTCAAAAACGTGACACTCTCAGATATCACAATATGTCAATGTTAAATATGAACCTGGCTGGCTATTGCATTTCAACTGGAGTTTGTCTAACGAACTTCTAGGCTTTGCCAGTCGTTCTTAAAGACTCTTATCTGGTGTGATGTTATACTACACTCGTAATTATCAGCTCatggtgagtgtgagtgtgcggGGGGGGGCacacaaatacaatacacagggacCACAGAGAGCAAAACTGACATCTAGTGGGGGAAACGAAGAATACTAACACCAAGACGGTGCCTGTGATTGGACCGCATTCTCTATTTCATAAACTTTAGAGgaaccacaacaaacacacacacacacacacacacacacacacaaacacacagtcttTTGATTTACTTGACATGAAAACTACAGAATCCGCTGAAATAACCCGGTTCTTACCGAGTTAACGATGGCTGCAGCCTCATCCTCGCTGCATTTGAAAGGGCTCTCACATACCGACACGTTTTGACTgtggagaagaagaaagaaagggagaaaaaGGATTGAGTGAATCAGTCTTCTCATGTCGGACTTCCCGAATGAACTTCTGAACGTTTCGCCCCCGTGCTGAAGATAATGCATCTCCGTCTCTTCTCTGCCGGCCAGAAAATCTTCAAAAGCTAGTTCTCTCCCAGATCTAGTATCCTATATGGGCACTGAAAGTTCACGTCTCAACCCTTTCTGAAGTTTaaatcatccatgcatccatccatcttcgaaaccgcttatcctggtgagggttgcaggAAGTTTAAATAATTTTCTCTTAAATAAATCAAGGGCGTAGAGTtatagtgaatatatatatatatatatatatatatatatatatatatatatattatatatactggCTTTGTTCTAGATCAGACTGCTTCTATCCCAGTCtcactttgtaaaataaaaactacagtCTTCTATGGCTAAATCCGTTAAGTTACTTTGCCTACATTTACAATGATGATGGGACGGCAATAACCTGAGGGTCACAGTTTCAAATTGTTGGCGAGACACTGGTGTTGTTTACCCAGAATGCTCTAATAAAGAAGCAAGTGTCCATAAGTACCTTCGCAAGTAGCTTCAGATCGCGAACGATCACTAAAGAACAAATGAAGAGAAATACTGAATTTATCTCGCTTTAATCCGATTCGGACACCGACAAACTCTCCTGAGGAGTTTCGTGTAATCGGTCGCACTCAAGACAAAACTGTGTCCCCTTctgaggaagaagaaaaaaaaaaaaaagactgcctTCTTCCCAGATACGGCAGAGGACAATAATAAACCCTGACACTGATCAGACACTTCAAGGCGTTCAGTAATCTGCACACACCCCAAAATTAACACACACAGGATCGGACACCCTAACGACCCGACATAAACGAGAGAGCAGATCCGCACTGCTCCCGATTTATCGGATCACCAGCCGTCAACGCGGAGACGTTTCTCCGCAGCCGACAGCCTCGGCAGGGCCGGGATGAGGACACGCTTCACTTCCCAACTGGGACAGTACGTAGAAGGCAAgattatttatacacacatcttTCTATAGGGTTTATATCTGCATTTCCCACTTtcttccttctctctttctGAGGGGAACCCAGAACGTATACATAAATCcacagaacagaaaataaaaaggaaaaggaggaGAGCAGCAGCCGCCCCCCGGAGAGCAATGAAGCGCTGTGCGGACGCTGCGTCTCTGCAGACCGCAGATCTGAAGAGCGCCCTTGTGGAAGACTTCCCCTCCAACGCACCAATTTATCGCTCCTCCATTAACCTGTTTCCGCACCAGTGCCCTCCAGTGCTCGTGAGTGGACTGAATGATCGCCAGAGCAAAATCCtgccggagagagagagagagagagtgagacacagGAGTGAGGTCTGCAGCACCGCACACAGATGCACgcataacacacacagacacagacacttgGCCCCCCACCGCCAGTGTTTCTAAGGTGCTCTGAAGGTCACAGAGGGCTTCCTATAACCTGCCAGTTCAATTCTGTCTGAATCCAAAGTGATAATCTTCAGCGACTCCTATTACTGGAGAGAAACATCTCAACGTAAATAAGTGATACCCAGTAAATTATGATTGAGGGGGTCATGCAGTCCAGGAAGATGTTTCCCCCAACGCCCCAAACAAACAACCAACCAGCCAACCAACCAAAGCCAAGCCAGATCTTTCCACGGTTACCTTGTCTTTGAACTGTCCGTTAAAGGCAAACTGGTTCTCGGGACTCCCGTCCGGCACTTTATACTTCCTGAACCAATCGACTGTGGCCTCCAAATGGCCCGGCCTGTTCTTGCGCACATCTTCGATACCTAAGGgatacattaattcattaaaaatatgtgGAGATGTATAATTTCAGGAAAGCACGTTCATAAGACACGATGAACGACTCGctcctactgtttaaaatgggAGCGTCTGCGTCTTCCACATTGATGGCGATGATCTTCCAGTCCGTCTCTCCTGCGTCGATCATCGCCAGGATGCCCAGGACCTTCACACGGATCACCTCTCCCGGCAGGCACACCTGCAGCAGGCCGAGGAATCAGCCAGGTGTTACGGGGAAGAGTGGTATCAAGTTTCCTGCCCggctcttggctccttaattgctctaattaatcaattaactggattaattgAACGCGTCTCTCTCCCGACTCTGGAatgttcagtgtgttcagtgtcaacaccgcggccccccaggactggagtctgacagccATCCTTTAGTGTCTTTCTAGTATTTGCAGAACTTGCAGAATGTGCAAGAATGTGTAGAATAAATACCAAGCAAAGAATGGCAAGGCGGAGAGAACATGTTTATATGTAATGTATGAACTCCAGAACCCACCTTTGAGCCGATATCGCACACATCTATCGGGTCGTTGTCCCCGCAGCACTGCGTGTCCTTGTCCATGAGACTCGGGGCTTCCCAGGTCTGTAGAGAATAGCAGACGTGcagatttaattaataaactggCGGTGAGTCACTCTCGGGCGGTTTTCAAAGTgttcaattaataaaacatattgaattACTCACACAAGAGAAAGGGCAGCCTATTTCCATGTACTTTTTAGTTTCCTGAAACCTATTATTCACAAACACACTCCAACAAACAGTACTTACGGAATTTACAAATATGAAcacatgacaacattttgaggtACATGTTTAGTACCTAATCCAACACTTTCACGGACTGTTGTGCCAGATAGCGGATGCACTTTCTGCATTGATCCCACACCGGTCTCACCTGCGGAAGAGCGCCGTAGTTCCAGATGTAACCTTTGTGAGGAAAGACATTGGCGACGTATCGGAGCTTGCCTTTCTTTACGTCCTGCTTAATAGGGTTCAGTGGGTCTTTAGTCGCAATCTGGGGGAAGACAGGACAATTACTATTTAATGCCATTTAATACACACGACTCCCGACTGGCAATTTCAGATAACGCCACGATGTCAGGAagagagataaataaataaaacggcaCCGAAAGACATATTGATAATAACGCACTCTGCAGTAACAGTGTATCTGAGTGGGGTTTTCTTTCGAGGTTCAGAATCTACTCATGTTATAAAGTAGG contains:
- the LOC136766831 gene encoding inorganic pyrophosphatase isoform X2, which codes for MLSGRGRLSPAAVRWQCGTGAPEGSRAGAERESGRKEACTGAASMRVPLRSCCRLSALLLGSHRGSKAGLRWHSSLGNMVSYLTEERGRPHCKDYRIYFKTAEGRYISPFHDIPLFAGDEQENDVPSKRVKKNEDEIATKDPLNPIKQDVKKGKLRYVANVFPHKGYIWNYGALPQTWEAPSLMDKDTQCCGDNDPIDVCDIGSKVCLPGEVIRVKVLGILAMIDAGETDWKIIAINVEDADAPILNSIEDVRKNRPGHLEATVDWFRKYKVPDGSPENQFAFNGQFKDKDFALAIIQSTHEHWRALVRKQVNGGAINCQNVSVCESPFKCSEDEAAAIVNSAPIPGSPDPVPTEVDKWHFLAK
- the LOC136766831 gene encoding inorganic pyrophosphatase isoform X1 — its product is MLSGRGRLSPAAVRWQCGTGAPEGSRAGAERESGRKEACTGAASMRVPLRSCCRLSALLLGSHRGSKAGLRWHSSLGNMVSYLTEERGRPHCKDYRIYFKTAEGRYISPFHDIPLFAGDEQENDVPSKRVKKNEDETVFNMVVEVPRWTNAKLEIATKDPLNPIKQDVKKGKLRYVANVFPHKGYIWNYGALPQTWEAPSLMDKDTQCCGDNDPIDVCDIGSKVCLPGEVIRVKVLGILAMIDAGETDWKIIAINVEDADAPILNSIEDVRKNRPGHLEATVDWFRKYKVPDGSPENQFAFNGQFKDKDFALAIIQSTHEHWRALVRKQVNGGAINCQNVSVCESPFKCSEDEAAAIVNSAPIPGSPDPVPTEVDKWHFLAK